A single genomic interval of Gammaproteobacteria bacterium harbors:
- a CDS encoding glutathione S-transferase — MVELYQFQFSHYCEKARWALDYKGIPYKPRNLLPGLHVNPTRKLAPDTSLPILVDDGTAVQDSTAIIDFLDRKYPQRPLVPQDPAQAREALAWEEYFDEEVGVTLRLWFYYHALPDRKRALRFMLDGAPWYGRPVLAVIFSQVRRVMIEAMNINPDSARAAEERLLAALEMLDNALQDRRFLVGHQFSRADLTACALLSPWVLPSEAEAASNFPKPACALRDQHKARPFFGWVRDIYKDYRQPARAVARAAA; from the coding sequence ATGGTCGAGCTATACCAGTTCCAGTTCTCACACTACTGCGAGAAAGCGCGGTGGGCGCTTGATTACAAAGGCATTCCGTACAAACCCCGCAATCTGCTCCCCGGCCTGCACGTAAATCCCACGCGAAAGCTGGCGCCCGACACGTCTCTGCCGATCCTCGTCGATGACGGTACCGCGGTGCAGGATTCCACGGCGATCATCGATTTTCTGGACAGGAAATATCCGCAGCGTCCACTCGTGCCGCAAGATCCCGCGCAGGCGAGAGAAGCGCTGGCGTGGGAAGAATACTTTGACGAGGAGGTCGGCGTGACCTTGCGTCTCTGGTTTTACTATCACGCGCTGCCTGATCGCAAGCGCGCGTTGCGTTTCATGCTCGATGGCGCGCCCTGGTACGGGAGGCCGGTACTCGCGGTGATATTTTCGCAGGTGCGACGCGTGATGATCGAGGCAATGAACATCAATCCGGACTCGGCCAGGGCCGCGGAGGAGCGACTCCTGGCCGCCTTAGAGATGCTGGACAACGCCTTACAAGATCGGCGGTTTCTCGTCGGTCATCAGTTTTCCAGGGCGGACTTGACCGCCTGCGCGCTGCTGTCGCCGTGGGTGTTGCCCAGCGAGGCAGAGGCGGCCAGCAATTTCCCAAAGCCCGCATGCGCGTTGCGTGACCAGCACAAGGCCCGTCCATTCTTCGGCTGGGTGCGGGATATCTACAAGGACTATCGGCAGCCAGCGCGGGCTGTAGCGCGGGCAGCGGCGTAA
- a CDS encoding zinc-binding alcohol dehydrogenase family protein yields MKAVGYRQPLPISAAESLLDVELPDPEPGGRDLLVQVKAVSVNPVDTKVRQRTAPDSGEVKVLGFDAAGVVIGSGPDAQLFKACDEVWYAGSIARRGTNAELHLVDERIVGRKPSSLDFAQAAALPLTTITAWELLFDRLGVLRGEQASGESLLIVGAAGGVGSILTQLARKLTGLTVIGTASRAETADWVRELGAHHVIDHGKPLSDELRRIDIPQVTYVASLTHSDAHFVEIVKALAPQGRFGLIDDPPSLDINLLKQKSLSLHWELMFTRALFETADMIAQHELLGDAARLVDTNVIRTTFGEHFGRINAENLKRAHGFIEQHRAKGKIVLEGF; encoded by the coding sequence ATGAAAGCAGTCGGCTATCGCCAGCCGCTGCCGATATCGGCGGCGGAATCCTTGCTCGATGTGGAGTTGCCCGACCCCGAACCCGGTGGCCGCGATTTGCTCGTGCAGGTAAAAGCCGTGTCGGTCAACCCGGTCGACACAAAAGTCCGCCAGAGAACGGCGCCGGATTCGGGGGAGGTGAAGGTGCTCGGGTTCGACGCAGCCGGCGTGGTGATTGGATCCGGTCCGGATGCACAGCTCTTCAAGGCTTGTGACGAGGTCTGGTACGCGGGCTCCATTGCAAGACGGGGAACCAACGCCGAGCTGCATCTTGTAGACGAGCGCATCGTGGGCCGCAAGCCGTCATCGCTGGACTTTGCGCAGGCGGCCGCGCTGCCGCTGACCACCATCACCGCCTGGGAACTGTTGTTCGATCGCCTCGGCGTCCTGCGGGGCGAGCAGGCGTCCGGCGAGTCTTTGCTGATCGTAGGCGCGGCCGGCGGCGTGGGTTCGATCCTCACGCAACTCGCGCGCAAGCTGACCGGTCTTACAGTGATCGGCACGGCGTCGCGCGCGGAGACCGCGGATTGGGTGCGCGAGTTGGGCGCGCACCACGTCATCGACCACGGCAAACCGCTGTCGGACGAGCTCAGGCGCATCGACATTCCGCAGGTGACGTATGTCGCGAGCCTCACGCACAGCGACGCGCATTTTGTGGAGATCGTCAAGGCCCTCGCGCCGCAGGGCCGCTTCGGGCTAATCGACGATCCGCCCTCGCTCGATATCAATCTGCTCAAACAAAAAAGCCTGTCCCTGCACTGGGAGCTGATGTTCACCCGCGCGCTCTTCGAAACCGCCGACATGATCGCGCAACACGAACTGCTGGGCGACGCGGCGCGGCTGGTTGACACCAATGTAATACGCACCACGTTCGGCGAACATTTTGGCCGCATCAATGCTGAAAACCTCAAGCGCGCGCACGGCTTCATTGAGCAGCATCGGGCGAAAGGCAAGATTGTGCTGGAAGGCTTTTGA
- a CDS encoding zinc-dependent alcohol dehydrogenase family protein encodes MTKVVRFHETGGPEVLKFEDMEVAAPGPDEIRVNIETIGLNRAEAMFRSGMYLEETRLPARLGYEAVGTVDAVGSGVESFVAGDHVSVVPAFSLNDYGVYAEQAVVPAAAVVNTPAGLDAVHAAAVWMPYLTAYGALVDVGQLKHDDAVIIPAASSSVGLAAIQIANSIGATTIATTRSDAKRGALLEASAAHVIVTEEQDLVAEVNRITGDHGARIVFDPVGGPQVETLAQAMARFGILFVYGALSGQPTPFPAIMAMNKSLSLRGYVLFEISRDPQRLARACAYVNGGLESGALRPTIAKTFTLDEIVEAHRYMESNEQFGKIVVTV; translated from the coding sequence ATGACCAAGGTAGTCCGTTTTCACGAAACCGGCGGTCCCGAGGTGCTCAAGTTCGAAGATATGGAGGTCGCCGCGCCTGGGCCTGACGAAATCCGCGTGAACATCGAAACCATCGGCCTCAATCGCGCGGAGGCCATGTTTCGTTCCGGCATGTATCTCGAAGAAACGCGGCTGCCCGCGCGGCTCGGTTATGAAGCCGTTGGCACTGTCGATGCGGTCGGCAGCGGCGTTGAGAGTTTCGTCGCGGGCGACCATGTCAGCGTGGTGCCCGCGTTTTCCCTGAACGACTATGGCGTGTACGCCGAACAGGCTGTCGTACCGGCCGCTGCCGTAGTCAATACGCCGGCCGGTCTGGACGCGGTACACGCCGCGGCCGTGTGGATGCCGTATCTGACCGCGTACGGCGCGCTGGTAGATGTCGGCCAGCTCAAGCACGACGACGCCGTCATCATTCCGGCGGCATCCAGCAGTGTCGGTCTGGCCGCGATCCAGATCGCCAACAGCATCGGCGCCACCACCATCGCCACCACGCGCTCGGACGCGAAAAGGGGCGCTTTGCTGGAAGCCAGCGCGGCGCACGTGATCGTCACCGAGGAACAGGATCTGGTCGCCGAGGTTAACCGCATCACGGGCGACCACGGCGCGCGCATCGTCTTCGATCCCGTCGGCGGACCGCAGGTCGAGACCCTGGCGCAGGCGATGGCGCGCTTCGGCATTCTGTTCGTTTATGGCGCGCTCAGTGGTCAGCCGACGCCGTTCCCCGCCATAATGGCAATGAACAAGTCGTTGAGCCTGCGCGGTTACGTGCTGTTCGAGATCAGCCGCGACCCGCAGCGGCTGGCGCGCGCCTGCGCCTACGTGAACGGCGGCCTCGAATCGGGCGCCCTAAGACCCACCATCGCGAAAACTTTCACTCTGGACGAGATCGTCGAGGCGCACCGCTACATGGAGTCCAACGAGCAGTTCGGCAAGATCGTAGTCACCGTGTAG
- a CDS encoding SDR family oxidoreductase produces the protein MANLSERRVWITGASSGIGAATARVLAAHGAHTILSARRAEKLRDLASKIENEGGKTEICTLDVTDRAAVARLGEQLDADGGVDILINNAGLMPLAPLLEGRVDEWERTIDVNLKGLLYAIHAVLPGMAERKRGHIVNIGSVAGRFAFPGAAVYCGTKFAVRAISDSLRREMIQYGVRVTDVEPGAVATELKDSIGHDPSREAAISKGGLYDPDADILEAEDIANAILYAVSQPAHVNVSELLIRPTIQER, from the coding sequence ATGGCGAACCTGTCCGAACGACGCGTGTGGATCACCGGCGCCAGCAGCGGCATCGGCGCGGCCACCGCGCGCGTGCTGGCCGCGCACGGCGCGCACACGATCTTGTCCGCAAGGCGCGCGGAAAAACTGCGAGACCTTGCAAGTAAAATCGAAAACGAAGGCGGCAAAACTGAGATTTGTACCCTCGATGTAACCGACCGCGCGGCGGTCGCGCGGCTCGGCGAGCAACTGGATGCTGACGGCGGCGTGGATATTCTGATCAACAACGCCGGGCTAATGCCGTTGGCACCTCTGCTCGAAGGTCGCGTGGACGAATGGGAGCGCACCATCGACGTCAATCTCAAAGGCCTGCTGTACGCCATTCACGCCGTACTGCCCGGCATGGCGGAGCGCAAACGCGGGCACATCGTCAACATCGGCTCGGTGGCCGGACGCTTCGCGTTCCCCGGTGCAGCGGTTTACTGCGGCACCAAGTTCGCGGTGCGCGCCATTTCGGACAGCCTGCGCCGCGAGATGATCCAGTACGGTGTACGGGTGACCGACGTCGAACCCGGCGCGGTCGCCACCGAACTCAAGGACTCCATCGGCCACGATCCTTCCCGCGAGGCCGCCATCAGCAAGGGCGGGCTGTACGATCCGGACGCCGATATTCTTGAGGCCGAGGACATAGCCAACGCGATTCTTTACGCGGTGAGCCAGCCTGCGCACGTGAACGTGAGCGAGTTGCTGATCCGCCCGACCATTCAGGAACGCTGA
- a CDS encoding type 1 glutamine amidotransferase domain-containing protein has product MKILMVLTSHDRLGDTSKKTGFWLEELAAPYFVFRDAGAAITLASPAGGQPPLDPKSDEPDAQTEVTRRFSQDAQAQAALTSTLRLADVNPRDFDAVFYPGGHGPLWDLAEDKHSIALIEAMYASGKPVALVCHAPGVLCHVKTPDGAPLVEGMAVAGFTNSEETATGLADTVPFLVEDMLKSLGGRYSMVDDWQPLAVADGNLITGQNPASSVPAAQAVLEQLQGITSRSFTRATG; this is encoded by the coding sequence ATGAAAATCCTGATGGTTTTAACCTCGCACGACCGGCTGGGCGATACCAGCAAGAAGACCGGCTTCTGGCTGGAGGAACTGGCCGCGCCGTACTTTGTGTTCCGCGATGCGGGCGCTGCGATTACGCTCGCATCGCCTGCCGGCGGGCAACCGCCGCTGGACCCCAAGAGCGACGAGCCGGATGCGCAAACCGAGGTGACCAGACGTTTCAGTCAGGACGCACAAGCGCAAGCGGCGCTCACCAGCACGCTCAGGCTGGCGGACGTCAACCCGCGGGATTTCGACGCGGTGTTCTACCCGGGCGGTCATGGGCCGCTGTGGGATCTCGCGGAAGACAAACACTCGATCGCTCTGATCGAGGCCATGTACGCCTCCGGCAAACCGGTGGCGCTCGTGTGTCACGCGCCCGGTGTCTTGTGTCACGTCAAGACGCCGGATGGCGCGCCGCTGGTCGAGGGCATGGCAGTGGCCGGCTTCACCAACAGCGAAGAGACCGCCACCGGGCTCGCGGACACCGTTCCATTCCTGGTCGAGGATATGCTTAAAAGTCTGGGCGGTCGCTATTCCATGGTCGATGACTGGCAACCGCTGGCGGTGGCCGACGGGAATTTGATCACGGGGCAAAACCCGGCTTCGTCGGTGCCGGCGGCACAGGCCGTTCTGGAGCAATTGCAAGGGATAACATCCCGCTCGTTTACGCGCGCGACGGGTTGA
- the lon gene encoding endopeptidase La gives MEIEGLRNDAPQHQQPVDPKPRDTAVDEATQARAIPDDAMPIIPVRGLVLFPGVILPISLSRDISIAAAQAGARGERHVGVVLQRDLTTDKPGPDDLYWVGTLTGILRYITAPDGGHHIVAQGEQRFRITQFLDGYPFMVCRYERIEQTEAEVMDKEAEAQLLNLRERAVEALQLSSQAPAELIGAVQGVKSPGALADLVAHFMDLKLEEKQEVMEIFDVKERLDRVSTLLAHRLEVLRLSRDIDTRTKESMGARQREYLLREQLKTIQKELGEDEGHSEDIDELARAIEAAKMPEETEKHARKELQRLERMPEAAAEYAMLRGYVEWLTELPWSVMSESDIDIGEARKILDEDHYGLAKIKRRILEYLAVRKLKASGRSPILCFVGPPGVGKTSLGQSIARATGRKFMRISLGGVHDEAEIRGHRRTYIGALPGNIIQAIRKAGTRNPVFMLDEMDKLGAGFQGDPASALLEVLDPEQNSTFRDNYLAVPFDLSQVMFIGTANMLDTIPGPLRDRMEVIHLPGYTEEEKVQIARRYLVGRQLEANGLTEQQCEITDDAIGAIIHDYTREAGVRNLEREIGSCFRRAAMRIAEGETQHVRIDAADLAEILGPKRFESEIAMRTSVPGVATGLAWTPVGGDILFVESSRAPGTGKLILTGQLGDVMKESAQAALSLVKSRASDFGADADSFDKHDIHIHVPAGAIPKDGPSAGVAMFIALASLLTGRPVRNDTAMTGEISLRGLVLPVGGIKEKVLAAARAGLETVLLPARNQKELDEVPEGARKRLRFVWIERVDQAVEAALCPKDADGR, from the coding sequence ATGGAAATTGAAGGTCTGCGAAACGACGCTCCGCAGCACCAGCAACCGGTAGACCCCAAGCCGCGCGACACTGCCGTCGACGAGGCGACACAAGCGCGGGCCATTCCCGATGACGCCATGCCGATCATTCCCGTGCGCGGACTGGTGCTGTTTCCGGGTGTGATCCTGCCGATTTCGCTCAGCCGCGACATATCGATCGCCGCCGCACAGGCCGGCGCGCGCGGCGAGCGCCATGTCGGCGTGGTGTTGCAGCGCGATCTCACAACAGATAAGCCCGGACCCGACGACCTGTACTGGGTCGGCACCCTGACCGGCATTCTGCGCTACATCACCGCGCCTGACGGCGGTCATCACATCGTCGCGCAGGGCGAGCAGCGCTTCCGTATCACGCAGTTTCTGGACGGCTACCCGTTCATGGTGTGCCGTTACGAGCGCATCGAACAGACGGAAGCCGAAGTCATGGACAAGGAAGCGGAAGCGCAGCTTTTGAACCTGCGGGAACGCGCCGTGGAGGCACTGCAGCTTTCGTCGCAGGCGCCCGCGGAGCTGATCGGCGCCGTACAGGGCGTGAAATCGCCCGGCGCGCTGGCGGATCTAGTCGCGCATTTCATGGACCTCAAACTCGAAGAAAAACAGGAGGTAATGGAGATCTTCGACGTCAAGGAGCGCCTCGACCGCGTGTCCACCCTGCTCGCGCACCGGCTGGAAGTGCTGCGCCTGTCGCGCGACATCGACACGCGCACCAAGGAGAGCATGGGCGCGCGGCAGCGTGAATACCTGTTACGCGAGCAGCTTAAGACCATCCAGAAGGAGCTGGGCGAAGACGAGGGACACTCGGAAGACATCGACGAACTGGCCCGGGCGATAGAGGCGGCCAAGATGCCGGAAGAGACCGAAAAGCACGCGCGCAAGGAACTGCAGCGGCTGGAGCGCATGCCGGAAGCCGCGGCCGAATATGCCATGTTGCGCGGCTATGTGGAGTGGCTGACCGAGCTGCCGTGGTCGGTGATGTCGGAGAGTGACATCGATATCGGGGAGGCGCGGAAAATCCTGGACGAGGATCACTACGGCCTGGCCAAGATCAAGCGCCGTATCCTCGAATATCTGGCGGTGCGCAAGCTCAAGGCCAGCGGCCGCAGCCCCATCCTGTGCTTCGTCGGTCCGCCCGGCGTCGGCAAGACCTCGCTGGGCCAGAGCATCGCGCGCGCCACCGGCCGCAAATTCATGCGCATCAGTCTGGGCGGCGTGCACGACGAGGCCGAGATTCGCGGGCATCGCCGCACCTACATCGGCGCTCTGCCCGGCAATATCATTCAGGCCATCCGCAAGGCTGGCACCCGCAACCCCGTGTTCATGCTCGACGAAATGGACAAACTGGGCGCGGGATTTCAGGGCGACCCCGCGTCCGCGCTACTGGAGGTGCTGGACCCCGAACAGAACTCGACCTTTCGCGACAATTATCTCGCCGTACCCTTCGATCTGTCGCAGGTGATGTTCATCGGCACCGCCAACATGCTGGACACTATCCCCGGCCCGTTGCGCGACCGAATGGAGGTCATTCATCTCCCCGGTTACACGGAAGAGGAGAAGGTGCAGATCGCGCGGCGCTATCTGGTCGGCCGCCAGTTAGAGGCGAATGGTCTCACCGAGCAGCAATGCGAAATCACCGACGACGCAATCGGCGCGATCATTCACGACTACACGCGTGAGGCGGGTGTACGCAATCTGGAGCGCGAAATCGGCAGCTGCTTCCGTCGCGCCGCCATGCGCATCGCCGAAGGCGAAACGCAGCACGTGCGCATCGACGCGGCCGACCTTGCGGAAATCCTGGGGCCCAAGAGGTTCGAAAGCGAAATCGCGATGCGCACCAGCGTCCCCGGTGTGGCGACCGGGCTCGCCTGGACGCCGGTGGGCGGCGATATCCTGTTCGTGGAAAGCAGTCGCGCGCCCGGCACCGGCAAACTGATCCTCACCGGTCAGCTGGGCGACGTGATGAAAGAGAGCGCGCAGGCGGCTTTGAGCCTGGTGAAGTCGCGCGCGAGCGACTTCGGCGCCGACGCGGACAGTTTCGACAAGCACGACATCCATATTCACGTGCCGGCCGGCGCCATCCCCAAGGACGGCCCCAGCGCCGGTGTGGCGATGTTCATCGCGCTCGCGTCGCTGCTAACCGGACGGCCGGTGCGCAACGACACGGCCATGACCGGCGAGATCAGCCTGCGCGGACTGGTGCTGCCGGTGGGCGGCATCAAGGAAAAAGTGCTGGCGGCGGCGCGCGCCGGTCTGGAAACCGTGCTGTTGCCCGCGCGCAATCAAAAGGAACTCGACGAAGTTCCGGAAGGCGCGCGCAAGCGCCTGCGTTTCGTGTGGATCGAGCGGGTCGATCAGGCGGTGGAAGCAGCGTTGTGTCCGAAGGATGCGGACGGGCGGTGA
- a CDS encoding Hsp20/alpha crystallin family protein, translating into MKDSEISGWMWAEACQLIDQADRLQRQFFRVGVRNQAPAWEPPTDIFETDEEVSICIALPGVAPDQVQVTLESDVLSVSGVRLSSPPSALIHRLEIPYGRFERRMRLPLRELKLAQSVFENGLLSLTLHKR; encoded by the coding sequence ATGAAAGACAGCGAAATTTCCGGCTGGATGTGGGCGGAAGCCTGCCAGCTCATCGATCAGGCGGATCGCCTGCAGCGGCAGTTTTTTCGGGTGGGTGTGCGGAACCAGGCGCCCGCGTGGGAGCCGCCCACCGACATCTTCGAAACCGACGAAGAGGTCTCGATCTGCATCGCGCTGCCGGGGGTGGCTCCGGATCAGGTACAGGTGACGCTAGAGAGCGATGTGTTGTCCGTCAGTGGCGTGCGGCTGTCGTCGCCGCCCAGCGCGCTGATCCATCGCCTCGAGATTCCTTACGGGCGTTTCGAACGGCGCATGCGGTTGCCCCTGCGCGAACTCAAGCTGGCGCAGAGCGTGTTCGAAAACGGCCTGCTCTCTTTGACCTTGCACAAGCGCTAA